The following are encoded together in the Coffea arabica cultivar ET-39 chromosome 1c, Coffea Arabica ET-39 HiFi, whole genome shotgun sequence genome:
- the LOC140004597 gene encoding cation/H(+) antiporter 15-like isoform X1, producing the protein MIADSNGGGSGIDDDDYGGFKTTFLCHFVNQINSRGVILGGDPLSYSIPLLLLQLSLISIITRVVQFLLKPFGQPFIVSQILGGVILGPSILGQNVTFLERVFPAKGRVVIDTLSIFGLMLFIFLIGVKVDPTMVLRSGKKAIAVGILGFFIPYGLASLVACLLDQFLSLDTGIAKALPHLVVMQSMTAFPVITCFLDELNILNSEIGRLASSSSIICDVCLWSVMSIQFAVKIYNTKPLRVTIGLFLSSIFFSIFIVFGVRPAASWAIRRTPEGKPIKEIYVFMVLVVLMACGFAGEVIGINALVASLAFGLVIPDGPPLGAALVERLDCFVSALLMPLFFTICGLHMDIFCVQKLKDVGVLQLIVFVAFVGKIMGTMLPLLFCRMPFRDALSFALIMNSKGIVELAFLNDFRISAVITRECYAISIISVVGITGVIAPLVKVLYDPSKRYVAYKRRTLLHSRNDEELRILACVHSQENVPAILGLLQVSNPTKDSPINLVVLHLNKLMGRASSVLVAHRERDKPLNPTQSERIFNAFKKFEEQYQGLVLMQCYKAISPYATMHDDVCLLALEKRTILIIIPFHEQWILGQRVETSYAYRHLNKNVLEKAPCSVGILINRGNQKKSRYVATQPSLFHVAVLFLGGADDREALAYACRMADKPNVMLTVVRFRGSNSTGIVGGTERSKMLDAEILGGIKLKMQIKRQILSQEYVATSGEDVLSITRRVGSSYDLVMVGRRHGNSPIMSELRKWNQRGELGAIGEIFAASDFRGEASVLVVQQQTKLWGLKDPEESTHLRRIKL; encoded by the exons ATGATTGCAGACTCAAATGGTGGTGGTTCTGGAATCGATGATGACGATTATGGAGGTTTCAAGACAACCTTCCTCTGCCATTTTGTGAATCAGATCAATTCCAGGGGTGTAATCCTGGGTGGTGATCCTCTGAGCTACTCAATTCCCTTGTTACTATTGCAGCTTTCCCTCATTTCCATCATCACCCGCGTTGTTCAGTTTCTTCTTAAGCCTTTTGGCCAACCCTTTATTGTTTCTCAGATTCTT GGTGGTGTAATACTAGGTCCTTCAATTCTTGGGCAGAATGTTACATTCTTGGAGAGGGTGTTTCCAGCAAAAGGGAGAGTGGTTATTGATACATTATCAATTTTTGGTCTAATGCTCTTCATTTTCCTAATAGGAGTGAAAGTGGATCCAACCATGGTTCTAAGATCGGGTAAAAAGGCTATAGCAGTAGGAATTCTGGGATTCTTCATACCTTATGGACTGGCCAGTTTAGTTGCTTGTCTTCTTGATCAATTTTTATCATTGGACACTGGAATAGCGAAGGCACTTCCTCATCTAGTAGTGATGCAATCAATGACAGCATTTCCTGTCATTACTTGCTTTCTTGACGAGCTCAACATCCTTAATTCAGAGATTGGACGAttagcttcttcttcttcaattatCTGTGATGTTTGCCTCTGGTCCGTCATGTCTATACAGTTCGCTGTAAAGATATACAATACCAAACCACTACGAGTAACTATAGGGTTATTTCTATCAAGCATTTTTTTCTCTATCTTTATAGTGTTTGGAGTTCGTCCTGCAGCTAGTTGGGCTATCCGACGTACCCCAGAAGGAAAACCTATTAAGGAGATTTATGTTTTTATGGTCCTTGTAGTGCTGATGGCCTGTGGATTCGCAGGAGAAGTTATTGGTATTAATGCTCTTGTTGCATCTCTTGCTTTTGGCCTGGTGATACCAGATGGACCACCATTAGGAGCTGCTTTAGTGGAAAGACTTGATTGCTTTGTTTCTGCATTGCTCATGCCTCTGTTTTTCACTATTTGTGGGTTACATATGGACATTTTCTGTGTTCAGAAGTTGAAAGATGTAGGTGTACTGCAGTTGATTGTTTTTGTCGCTTTCGTTGGCAAGATTATGGGGACTATGTTGCCCCTTCTATTCTGCAGGATGCCATTCCGGGATGCTCTTTCCTTTGCTCTCATCATGAACTCCAAAGGCATTGTTGAACTTGCCTTCTTAAACGATTTCCGCATATCTGCA GTTATTACTCGAGAATGCTATGCCATTTCAATCATCTCTGTGGTGGGCATAACTGGGGTAATAGCGCCTCTTGTGAAAGTCCTCTATGACCCTTCAAAAAGATATGTTGCTTACAAGAGGAGAACTTTACTCCATAGCAGAAATGATGAAGAACTCCGCATACTTGCTTGCGTGCATAGTCAAGAAAATGTTCCAGCAATCCTTGGTCTGCTTCAAGTCTCAAATCCCACAAAAGACAGTCCTATAAACTTGGTTGTCCTCCATCTGAATAAACTCATGGGCCGCGCTTCCTCCGTACTTGTTGCTCATCGGGAACGTGACAAACCCTTAAATCCCACCCAATCTGAACGGATCTTTAATGCATTTAAGAAATTTGAAGAGCAATATCAGGGCCTTGTATTGATGCAATGCTACAAAGCCATCTCACCTTATGCAACTATGCACGATGATGTTTGCTTACTTGCATTGGAGAAGAGAACCATTCTCATTATTATCCCATTCCATGAGCAGTGGATCCTTGGGCAAAGGGTTGAAACATCTTATGCATATAGGCATCTGAATAAGAATGTGCTGGAGAAAGCTCCTTGCTCTGTTGGCATACTCATCAACCGCGGGAACCAGAAGAAATCTCGATATGTAGCAACACAACCCTCCTTATTTCATGTTGCAGTGCTCTTTTTGGGAGGTGCAGATGATAGGGAGGCACTGGCATATGCATGTCGAATGGCGGATAAGCCCAATGTAATGCTGACTGTAGTACGATTTAGGGGCTCAAATTCGACAGGCATAGTAGGAGGTACCGAAAGGAGCAAGATGCTTGATGCTGAAATTTTAGGTGGCATCAAGCTTAAAATGCAGATCAAGAGGCAAATTTTGTCCCAAGAGTATGTGGCCACAAGTGGAGAGGATGTGCTGTCTATAACCAGAAGGGTGGGTAGTTCCTATGACCTGGTTATGGTCGGAAGGCGCCATGGGAACTCACCGATCATGTCTGAACTCAGAAAATGGAACCAACGTGGAGAGTTGGGGGCAATAGGAGAAATATTTGCTGCCTCAGATTTCAGAGGTGAAGCTTCTGTGCTGGTGGTGCAACAGCAGACCAAATTATGGGGTCTCAAGGATCCTGAGGAATCAACACATTTAAGACGAATCAAGTTATAG
- the LOC140004597 gene encoding cation/H(+) antiporter 15-like isoform X2 has translation MVLRSGKKAIAVGILGFFIPYGLASLVACLLDQFLSLDTGIAKALPHLVVMQSMTAFPVITCFLDELNILNSEIGRLASSSSIICDVCLWSVMSIQFAVKIYNTKPLRVTIGLFLSSIFFSIFIVFGVRPAASWAIRRTPEGKPIKEIYVFMVLVVLMACGFAGEVIGINALVASLAFGLVIPDGPPLGAALVERLDCFVSALLMPLFFTICGLHMDIFCVQKLKDVGVLQLIVFVAFVGKIMGTMLPLLFCRMPFRDALSFALIMNSKGIVELAFLNDFRISAVITRECYAISIISVVGITGVIAPLVKVLYDPSKRYVAYKRRTLLHSRNDEELRILACVHSQENVPAILGLLQVSNPTKDSPINLVVLHLNKLMGRASSVLVAHRERDKPLNPTQSERIFNAFKKFEEQYQGLVLMQCYKAISPYATMHDDVCLLALEKRTILIIIPFHEQWILGQRVETSYAYRHLNKNVLEKAPCSVGILINRGNQKKSRYVATQPSLFHVAVLFLGGADDREALAYACRMADKPNVMLTVVRFRGSNSTGIVGGTERSKMLDAEILGGIKLKMQIKRQILSQEYVATSGEDVLSITRRVGSSYDLVMVGRRHGNSPIMSELRKWNQRGELGAIGEIFAASDFRGEASVLVVQQQTKLWGLKDPEESTHLRRIKL, from the exons ATGGTTCTAAGATCGGGTAAAAAGGCTATAGCAGTAGGAATTCTGGGATTCTTCATACCTTATGGACTGGCCAGTTTAGTTGCTTGTCTTCTTGATCAATTTTTATCATTGGACACTGGAATAGCGAAGGCACTTCCTCATCTAGTAGTGATGCAATCAATGACAGCATTTCCTGTCATTACTTGCTTTCTTGACGAGCTCAACATCCTTAATTCAGAGATTGGACGAttagcttcttcttcttcaattatCTGTGATGTTTGCCTCTGGTCCGTCATGTCTATACAGTTCGCTGTAAAGATATACAATACCAAACCACTACGAGTAACTATAGGGTTATTTCTATCAAGCATTTTTTTCTCTATCTTTATAGTGTTTGGAGTTCGTCCTGCAGCTAGTTGGGCTATCCGACGTACCCCAGAAGGAAAACCTATTAAGGAGATTTATGTTTTTATGGTCCTTGTAGTGCTGATGGCCTGTGGATTCGCAGGAGAAGTTATTGGTATTAATGCTCTTGTTGCATCTCTTGCTTTTGGCCTGGTGATACCAGATGGACCACCATTAGGAGCTGCTTTAGTGGAAAGACTTGATTGCTTTGTTTCTGCATTGCTCATGCCTCTGTTTTTCACTATTTGTGGGTTACATATGGACATTTTCTGTGTTCAGAAGTTGAAAGATGTAGGTGTACTGCAGTTGATTGTTTTTGTCGCTTTCGTTGGCAAGATTATGGGGACTATGTTGCCCCTTCTATTCTGCAGGATGCCATTCCGGGATGCTCTTTCCTTTGCTCTCATCATGAACTCCAAAGGCATTGTTGAACTTGCCTTCTTAAACGATTTCCGCATATCTGCA GTTATTACTCGAGAATGCTATGCCATTTCAATCATCTCTGTGGTGGGCATAACTGGGGTAATAGCGCCTCTTGTGAAAGTCCTCTATGACCCTTCAAAAAGATATGTTGCTTACAAGAGGAGAACTTTACTCCATAGCAGAAATGATGAAGAACTCCGCATACTTGCTTGCGTGCATAGTCAAGAAAATGTTCCAGCAATCCTTGGTCTGCTTCAAGTCTCAAATCCCACAAAAGACAGTCCTATAAACTTGGTTGTCCTCCATCTGAATAAACTCATGGGCCGCGCTTCCTCCGTACTTGTTGCTCATCGGGAACGTGACAAACCCTTAAATCCCACCCAATCTGAACGGATCTTTAATGCATTTAAGAAATTTGAAGAGCAATATCAGGGCCTTGTATTGATGCAATGCTACAAAGCCATCTCACCTTATGCAACTATGCACGATGATGTTTGCTTACTTGCATTGGAGAAGAGAACCATTCTCATTATTATCCCATTCCATGAGCAGTGGATCCTTGGGCAAAGGGTTGAAACATCTTATGCATATAGGCATCTGAATAAGAATGTGCTGGAGAAAGCTCCTTGCTCTGTTGGCATACTCATCAACCGCGGGAACCAGAAGAAATCTCGATATGTAGCAACACAACCCTCCTTATTTCATGTTGCAGTGCTCTTTTTGGGAGGTGCAGATGATAGGGAGGCACTGGCATATGCATGTCGAATGGCGGATAAGCCCAATGTAATGCTGACTGTAGTACGATTTAGGGGCTCAAATTCGACAGGCATAGTAGGAGGTACCGAAAGGAGCAAGATGCTTGATGCTGAAATTTTAGGTGGCATCAAGCTTAAAATGCAGATCAAGAGGCAAATTTTGTCCCAAGAGTATGTGGCCACAAGTGGAGAGGATGTGCTGTCTATAACCAGAAGGGTGGGTAGTTCCTATGACCTGGTTATGGTCGGAAGGCGCCATGGGAACTCACCGATCATGTCTGAACTCAGAAAATGGAACCAACGTGGAGAGTTGGGGGCAATAGGAGAAATATTTGCTGCCTCAGATTTCAGAGGTGAAGCTTCTGTGCTGGTGGTGCAACAGCAGACCAAATTATGGGGTCTCAAGGATCCTGAGGAATCAACACATTTAAGACGAATCAAGTTATAG